The genomic segment GCCTCGGCGCCGCCGGCGGCGTGTACGCCGCCCTCTCGGGGCGGTCGGCGTTCCTCGCCGTCGCGGCGGCGGCGCTCGTCCTGTCGGCGTACGCGGTCTTCGAGGGGAGCCGCATCGAGGTCGTCCGCCTTCGCATTCCGACGGACAAGCTCCCGCCCGGGATTCCCCGCCTCCGGATCGTCCAGATCTCCGACCTGCACCTCGGGCTCATCCACCGCAACGCCAGGGCCGCGGAAGTCGCGCGGATCGCGGTCCGCGAGCGCCCGGACATCTTCGTCTCGACGGGGGACCTGGTGGACGGACAGCTCGATCACATCGACGGCCTTTCGGAGATCTTCCGGGAGATCCCCGCCCCGATGGGAAAATACGCCGTCACGGGCAACCACGAGTATTACGCGGGGCTCGATCTCTCGGTCGCCTTCACCCGGCGCGCGGGATTCGAGATCCTGAGGGACCGTTCCGTCGTCGCCGGCGGAGCGGTCCGGATCGCGGGGGTGGACGACCCCACGCAGGAGCGCCTCGGACGCGGCCGGAAGGCGACGGAGGCCGACGTGCTCGGAAACCGCCCCGACGGCCGGTTCACGGTCCTCCTCAAGCACCGCCCCGCGATCGACCCGGCCACCGCGGGGAAGTTCGA from the Thermodesulfobacteriota bacterium genome contains:
- a CDS encoding metallophosphoesterase, which produces LGAAGGVYAALSGRSAFLAVAAAALVLSAYAVFEGSRIEVVRLRIPTDKLPPGIPRLRIVQISDLHLGLIHRNARAAEVARIAVRERPDIFVSTGDLVDGQLDHIDGLSEIFREIPAPMGKYAVTGNHEYYAGLDLSVAFTRRAGFEILRDRSVVAGGAVRIAGVDDPTQERLGRGRKATEADVLGNRPDGRFTVLLKHRPAIDPATAGKFDLQLSGHTHGGQIFPFRFLTQLAYPLPAGSHPVPGGGTIHVSRGTGTWGPPMRFLAAPEITVIDLEGSP